A single Roseinatronobacter monicus DNA region contains:
- a CDS encoding LBF_2804 family protein, with the protein MPTADIYSPEPNMLERRFADYLAQHGAESGGSAHPSRARLAEIGRVTRWVIGLSALAGLVSGGLIGVTEIWMRQTYLGGMDGFDWEDALPYWSAFYAFVGVVSAVEIALLYALALNGIARVTQQSGLNLSRGDGPELFSHSLARAALEFPSPKVEIYGIDPYVHVSAWKLVALNIAYKLKVGVSSFILRVFLRRVAARMAIRGMVPLFAGPLYAVWNAYIIWRIMAEARVRTLGPFAVDGLMDAHFDDVSGLDATERDVILQAAGEMLTRGRDAHPNQIYLMTRLRKALERDEDISLDWSAVRDHLPALDAASQTRVLDLLTLSCVIGARTHREQTEFLSNACDACGATLDEKRLKALRKALTRGDQITRAALSDTRSDGIAHTA; encoded by the coding sequence GTGCCAACTGCCGACATATACTCGCCCGAACCGAATATGCTGGAGCGCAGATTTGCCGATTATCTGGCGCAACACGGCGCGGAAAGCGGCGGCAGCGCACACCCCTCGCGCGCCCGATTGGCCGAGATTGGCCGTGTTACGCGCTGGGTCATTGGCCTGTCGGCGCTGGCGGGGCTTGTGTCGGGCGGGCTGATCGGGGTCACCGAAATCTGGATGCGTCAAACATATCTCGGCGGGATGGACGGTTTCGACTGGGAAGACGCCCTGCCCTATTGGTCTGCGTTCTACGCCTTTGTGGGCGTGGTCAGCGCGGTAGAGATTGCCTTGCTATACGCCTTGGCGCTGAACGGGATTGCGCGCGTCACACAGCAATCGGGGCTGAACCTGTCACGCGGCGATGGGCCGGAACTGTTCTCTCATAGTCTTGCGCGGGCCGCGCTGGAGTTTCCCAGCCCAAAGGTCGAGATTTACGGGATTGACCCCTATGTCCATGTCTCGGCATGGAAGCTTGTAGCGCTGAATATTGCCTATAAGCTGAAGGTCGGGGTCAGCAGTTTCATCCTGCGGGTGTTCTTGCGCAGGGTGGCCGCGCGTATGGCGATCCGTGGCATGGTGCCCTTGTTCGCTGGCCCGCTTTACGCGGTCTGGAATGCCTATATCATCTGGCGCATCATGGCCGAAGCGCGGGTGCGCACATTGGGGCCATTTGCTGTCGACGGTCTGATGGATGCGCATTTTGACGATGTCAGTGGACTGGATGCCACCGAAAGGGATGTGATCTTGCAGGCGGCAGGCGAGATGCTGACCCGTGGGCGCGATGCCCATCCGAACCAGATTTATCTGATGACCCGCCTGCGCAAGGCGTTGGAACGTGACGAGGATATTTCCCTCGACTGGTCAGCGGTGCGCGACCATTTGCCTGCGCTGGATGCCGCCAGTCAGACCCGCGTGCTTGACTTGCTGACATTGTCTTGTGTGATCGGCGCGCGCACGCACCGCGAACAGACCGAATTTCTGTCCAACGCCTGTGATGCGTGCGGCGCGACGCTGGATGAAAAGCGCCTGAAAGCGCTGCGCAAAGCTCTGACGCGCGGCGATCAGATCACGCGCGCGGCGCTTTCAGACACCCGCAGCGACGGGATCGCCCATACCGCCTGA
- a CDS encoding phasin family protein codes for MTKQSTTKAVAPEAKIAASEAKPAVSKAVETPQDVVTKTANDATKVATDAGKEVVERAVATAREASAQVASMTEDTQKTLGETIEKLSVRMHGLSSFGQQNLEALSKASEISAKAFENFSGEIAAYTKKAHEDRIAAVQDLSNAKSPTELVEKQMSFAQHALDGWAQQAIRMSEIYTSATKEAAVPLGARVSAVTAELQSTAR; via the coding sequence ATGACCAAGCAATCCACCACCAAAGCCGTAGCCCCTGAAGCAAAGATCGCTGCGAGCGAAGCCAAGCCTGCGGTCAGCAAAGCAGTGGAAACACCGCAAGATGTTGTCACCAAAACCGCCAATGACGCGACCAAAGTTGCCACGGATGCTGGCAAAGAGGTCGTAGAACGTGCCGTCGCCACTGCGCGCGAGGCCAGCGCGCAAGTTGCCAGCATGACCGAAGACACGCAGAAGACGCTGGGCGAGACGATCGAGAAACTCTCGGTGCGGATGCACGGTCTGAGCAGCTTTGGTCAGCAGAACCTTGAAGCGCTCTCGAAAGCGTCAGAGATCTCGGCAAAAGCGTTCGAGAATTTCAGCGGCGAGATCGCAGCCTATACCAAAAAGGCCCACGAGGACCGCATCGCGGCTGTTCAGGACCTGTCCAACGCCAAATCACCCACCGAACTGGTGGAAAAGCAGATGTCGTTTGCGCAGCACGCCTTGGATGGCTGGGCGCAGCAGGCGATCCGCATGAGCGAGATTTACACCTCGGCGACGAAAGAAGCAGCGGTACCCCTTGGGGCGCGCGTTTCTGCGGTGACCGCAGAATTGCAAAGCACAGCCCGGTAA
- a CDS encoding class I SAM-dependent methyltransferase, whose protein sequence is MSTNPYETVGFYDSAIAAGKHRAIVGGRWEETGRIELTILREGGLLPHHHLLDIGAGALRLGCKAVPYLDPGHYWATDASRDILLAGYRTELDNPTRLDPARLIEDARFEFPGIPDTITHAIAFAVFPHLPMTHLRYALTNLRRFDRLERFLFTVFLAPDPATAMTPFRQADGVVTHAQRAPYHILADDLADLVHGCGWHMTRSSVMLPRGQILFTAQPIRA, encoded by the coding sequence TTGTCCACGAACCCCTATGAAACCGTCGGTTTTTACGACTCCGCCATTGCTGCGGGCAAACATCGCGCCATTGTAGGTGGACGGTGGGAAGAGACTGGACGGATCGAGCTGACGATCCTGCGCGAAGGCGGCCTTTTGCCGCATCATCATCTTCTGGACATCGGGGCGGGCGCGCTGCGGCTGGGCTGCAAGGCCGTGCCCTATCTGGACCCTGGCCACTATTGGGCAACAGATGCGTCTCGTGATATCCTGCTGGCGGGTTATCGGACGGAACTGGACAACCCGACCAGACTGGACCCTGCGCGTTTGATAGAAGATGCGCGTTTCGAGTTTCCGGGTATTCCTGACACCATAACCCATGCCATAGCCTTTGCGGTTTTTCCGCATCTGCCAATGACTCACCTGCGCTACGCCCTGACAAACCTGCGCCGCTTCGACCGGCTGGAGCGCTTTTTGTTTACAGTGTTTCTTGCCCCTGATCCGGCCACGGCAATGACGCCCTTCCGACAGGCTGACGGTGTTGTGACCCATGCCCAACGCGCGCCCTATCACATTCTTGCTGATGACCTGGCCGATCTGGTGCACGGCTGCGGCTGGCACATGACCCGCAGCAGCGTGATGCTACCGCGCGGTCAGATACTGTTTACAGCGCAGCCCATTCGGGCCTGA
- a CDS encoding IS1595 family transposase: protein MDHDIFLVWLNETDNLSPDQRAEASRILSGSPSLQAVVDLLEAKVREDRICPHCASEGAIIRGHASGLSRFFCKGCGKTFNALTGTPLARLRHKGRWAEFAASLRDGETVKVSAERCMVARTTAFRWRHRFLRAVTAGAIKLRGIVEADETFFLSSRKGERNLDRKARKRGGKAAKRGLSEEQVPVLVAADRSGTTISAVLPAVTAAHLQAVLQPLLDPDALLVTDGCTSYPPCAAAMGISHESLNQTAGQRVRGELHIQTVNSRHERLKTFLRRHRGIATKYLDSYLRWFQLAVIPKHQTPRAILAAAAGILPISRHA from the coding sequence ATGGACCACGACATCTTTCTGGTTTGGCTCAATGAGACGGATAACCTCTCGCCGGACCAGCGCGCCGAGGCGAGTCGGATCCTTTCTGGGTCTCCGTCATTGCAGGCGGTGGTCGATCTCCTTGAGGCAAAGGTTCGTGAGGACCGTATCTGCCCGCACTGCGCTTCAGAAGGAGCTATCATCAGGGGTCATGCAAGTGGCCTTTCCCGGTTCTTTTGCAAAGGCTGCGGCAAAACCTTCAACGCGTTGACCGGTACTCCGCTGGCGCGCCTGCGCCACAAGGGCCGTTGGGCAGAGTTCGCTGCTTCGTTACGTGACGGCGAAACGGTAAAGGTATCCGCTGAGCGTTGCATGGTGGCGCGCACGACCGCTTTTCGTTGGCGTCATCGTTTTCTTCGGGCGGTGACGGCTGGGGCGATCAAGTTGCGCGGCATCGTCGAAGCCGACGAGACCTTCTTTCTGAGCAGCCGAAAAGGTGAACGAAACCTTGATCGTAAGGCCCGTAAACGTGGCGGCAAGGCCGCCAAACGCGGCTTGTCGGAGGAGCAGGTTCCGGTCTTGGTCGCAGCCGACCGATCCGGCACCACCATAAGTGCTGTCTTGCCAGCAGTGACGGCCGCACATCTGCAGGCGGTTTTGCAGCCGCTTCTCGATCCTGATGCGCTCTTGGTCACTGATGGCTGCACCAGTTACCCGCCTTGCGCAGCAGCAATGGGCATCAGCCATGAAAGCCTCAACCAGACTGCAGGACAACGTGTTCGCGGGGAGTTGCACATTCAAACCGTGAACAGTCGACATGAGCGGCTCAAGACATTCCTGCGGCGCCATCGCGGCATCGCAACCAAGTACTTGGACAGCTACCTGCGCTGGTTTCAACTTGCAGTCATTCCAAAACACCAAACTCCCCGCGCGATACTCGCCGCCGCCGCAGGAATCCTGCCTATCTCAAGGCACGCATAA
- a CDS encoding cobalamin B12-binding domain-containing protein, with translation MDKGVDQGCESWLVQGIEALSRKIGAQAIKLADHAQSEGAAFSDAVSSVSDMLSVNALHDALLNGQFAASLRLCLSFRASRRHDGTAVYLQLLLPTIAELGRDWTEDRAGFEQIAFAYSLMHKIIETLGATDRLARKQDRVLSLGRVIVAVAPEDTHDFGARIMAESLNLQGWNVTFVDGTNTAKVAGLLQHEPVDALALSVSTDTAFVGLADMISDWRNADSSQRIEIIVGGSAITAPVNQYNFLQADHVGLRINELSDHLHRQITKAQLALIMRALR, from the coding sequence TTGGACAAAGGTGTGGACCAAGGCTGTGAATCCTGGCTGGTTCAAGGGATCGAAGCGCTCAGCCGCAAGATCGGGGCACAGGCAATCAAACTGGCCGATCACGCGCAATCCGAGGGGGCGGCCTTTAGCGACGCGGTGTCGTCCGTATCGGATATGCTTTCGGTCAACGCTTTGCATGACGCGCTATTGAATGGCCAATTTGCCGCCTCGTTAAGACTTTGTCTTTCGTTCAGGGCATCGCGGCGACATGACGGCACGGCGGTATATTTGCAGCTGCTTTTGCCAACCATCGCAGAGCTTGGGCGCGACTGGACCGAAGACAGGGCAGGATTCGAGCAAATCGCCTTCGCCTATAGCCTTATGCACAAGATCATAGAGACCCTTGGTGCGACTGACCGTTTGGCCAGAAAACAGGATAGGGTCTTGTCATTGGGGCGCGTTATCGTGGCCGTTGCGCCGGAGGATACGCATGATTTTGGCGCGCGTATTATGGCAGAATCGCTGAACTTGCAGGGCTGGAATGTCACATTTGTTGACGGCACCAACACCGCGAAGGTTGCGGGGCTGCTACAGCACGAACCGGTCGATGCCTTGGCGCTTTCTGTCAGCACGGATACTGCTTTCGTGGGCTTGGCCGATATGATATCTGACTGGCGGAACGCGGACAGCTCGCAACGTATTGAGATCATTGTCGGGGGGTCGGCGATCACCGCACCTGTCAACCAATACAATTTCTTGCAGGCCGATCACGTGGGCCTTAGGATAAACGAGTTATCCGATCATTTGCACCGGCAAATAACAAAGGCTCAATTGGCGTTAATTATGCGTGCCTTGAGATAG
- a CDS encoding glycine zipper 2TM domain-containing protein, translated as MRKLTSVAVFAASIGFLAACTNDPQINAATGALAGAAVGSKVGSGSGRTAAMLGGAAAGTVLGGNARTN; from the coding sequence ATGAGAAAACTAACATCAGTGGCAGTATTTGCGGCGTCGATCGGGTTTCTGGCGGCCTGCACGAATGACCCGCAGATCAACGCAGCTACAGGCGCTCTCGCGGGTGCGGCTGTCGGCTCCAAGGTGGGGTCGGGTTCGGGGCGGACGGCCGCAATGCTTGGCGGCGCGGCTGCCGGCACGGTCTTGGGCGGCAACGCGCGCACCAACTGA
- a CDS encoding fasciclin domain-containing protein — protein MQGDTPMESGMDAGDNPMVGGAPMFADRNIIENAVNSADHTTLVAAVQAAGLVETLEGAGPFTVFAPTNAAFDALPDGTVETLLMEENRDMLAGILTSHVVAGNISAAELASMARASSDGFHHFNAVSGAALSAQVRPSGDVYIFDENGNAYLVSVADVNQSNGVIHVVDGVLLPR, from the coding sequence ATGCAGGGCGACACGCCAATGGAAAGTGGTATGGATGCAGGGGATAACCCAATGGTTGGCGGCGCGCCGATGTTCGCGGATCGCAACATCATCGAGAACGCTGTAAACTCGGCGGATCACACAACGCTGGTTGCAGCGGTGCAAGCCGCGGGCCTTGTCGAGACATTGGAAGGCGCTGGGCCGTTTACCGTCTTTGCACCCACCAACGCTGCATTTGACGCGCTGCCCGATGGCACGGTCGAGACGCTGCTGATGGAAGAAAACCGCGATATGCTGGCTGGAATCCTGACCAGCCACGTTGTCGCTGGCAATATCTCGGCCGCAGAGCTTGCGTCGATGGCGCGTGCTTCATCGGACGGGTTTCATCACTTCAACGCGGTCTCTGGGGCTGCATTATCCGCACAGGTCCGTCCATCGGGCGATGTTTATATCTTCGATGAGAACGGCAATGCCTATCTGGTCAGTGTTGCTGACGTGAACCAATCCAACGGTGTGATCCACGTCGTTGATGGTGTGCTTCTTCCGCGCTGA
- a CDS encoding IS630 family transposase (programmed frameshift), translating into MTRGCKPKYVVRLTTEEREHLEGMIRTGRQAAYRLLKARILLKADVSSDGPGWEDARIAEALETSLSTVFRTRRQLVEEGLEATLARKVPASLSQPRIFDGQAEAKLIALACSEPPEGYTHWTLRLLEKRVVELGIVEQASDTTIQRTLKKNALKPHRNRYWVIPPKANAGFVAAMENVLDVYTRPHDQNRPLVCLDETSKQLTRETRTPIPMQPGREARHDYEYERAGVASLFMLFAPLEGWRHVEIRDRRTAIDYAHILRDLADLHFPYAEKIDLVQDNLNTHNPASLYEAFPPAQARRIAQRFEWHYTPKHGSWLNIAECELSVLARQCLARRIPDKTMLKAEVDAWTTNRNSQRAKTNWQFTTQDARTKLIRLYPQIE; encoded by the exons ATGACAAGAGGGTGCAAGCCGAAGTATGTAGTTCGACTGACGACAGAGGAGCGTGAACACCTTGAAGGGATGATCAGAACGGGTCGGCAAGCCGCCTACAGACTGCTGAAGGCGCGGATTTTGCTGAAGGCGGATGTGTCCTCTGATGGCCCGGGATGGGAAGATGCGCGCATTGCCGAGGCATTAGAGACCAGTCTCTCGACTGTTTTCCGCACCCGGCGCCAACTTGTGGAGGAAGGGCTTGAGGCGACTTTAGCGCGCAAAGTTCCAGCGTCGCTTTCACAACCTCGGATCTTCGATGGGCAAGCCGAGGCCAAGCTGATCGCGCTTGCCTGTTCCGAACCACCCGAAGGATATACGCACTGGACACTCAGGTTGTTGGAAAAGCGGGTTGTCGAACTGGGCATTGTTGAGCAGGCCAGTGATACCACAATCCAACGCACGCTTA AAAAAAACGCGCTCAAACCGCACCGGAACCGGTACTGGGTAATCCCACCCAAAGCCAACGCTGGTTTCGTGGCGGCCATGGAGAATGTGCTGGACGTCTACACCCGTCCACACGATCAAAACCGTCCGCTGGTTTGTCTGGACGAGACCAGCAAACAATTGACCCGTGAGACCCGCACACCCATTCCCATGCAGCCAGGGCGCGAGGCGCGCCATGACTACGAATATGAACGCGCAGGTGTCGCCAGCCTGTTCATGTTATTCGCTCCTCTGGAGGGCTGGCGCCACGTCGAGATACGCGATCGACGCACTGCCATCGATTATGCCCATATCCTGCGCGATCTGGCTGATCTCCACTTTCCCTATGCCGAAAAGATCGATCTCGTGCAGGATAATCTGAACACCCACAACCCTGCATCGCTGTACGAGGCTTTCCCGCCTGCCCAAGCGCGCCGCATCGCACAACGGTTCGAATGGCACTACACGCCAAAACATGGGTCTTGGCTCAACATCGCTGAATGTGAACTCAGCGTCCTCGCTCGCCAATGTCTGGCCCGGCGCATCCCGGACAAAACTATGCTGAAGGCCGAAGTCGATGCATGGACAACAAATCGCAACTCCCAACGCGCCAAAACCAACTGGCAGTTCACAACTCAAGACGCGCGCACAAAGCTTATCCGGCTTTATCCGCAAATCGAGTGA
- a CDS encoding flagellar basal body P-ring protein FlgI produces the protein MIRYHFRTFILSCILTLFALTAGASVRLKDLVEFDGVRGNDLLGYGLVVGLDGTGDGIRNSPFTEDILSNILERLGVNVTGEQFRPRNVAAVIVTATLPPFARAGGRVDVTVSAIGDASSLLGGTLVMTPLNGADGAIYAVAQGAIIAGGAAAEGQAAREARGVPTSGSIPLGARVEREVDFELASLERIRLALRVPDFTTAFRIEERVNLEFNQRVATMTDSGTVELDLRNLKVASAAHALARIENLRIVPQMRARVVVDQRSGTIVIGEDVRISRVAVAQGGLTLRVEETPLVVQPNPFAQGETIVVPRTAAQIEDAPPLALAELQGGTTLSDIVAGLNALGVAPRDMIDILNSINAAGALHAELIVR, from the coding sequence ATGATCCGATACCATTTCAGAACATTCATATTGTCATGTATCCTGACCCTGTTCGCCTTGACGGCCGGGGCTTCGGTCAGGCTGAAAGACCTTGTCGAATTTGACGGGGTTCGGGGCAATGATCTGTTGGGCTATGGGCTGGTCGTGGGGCTGGACGGGACCGGTGACGGAATACGGAACTCTCCGTTCACCGAAGATATATTGTCCAACATTCTGGAACGGCTGGGGGTCAATGTAACGGGTGAGCAGTTTCGCCCGAGAAATGTCGCAGCGGTCATCGTAACCGCCACACTGCCGCCCTTTGCGCGCGCAGGGGGACGTGTCGATGTGACAGTATCGGCGATTGGTGATGCAAGCAGCCTGCTTGGGGGCACTTTGGTCATGACACCCCTGAACGGGGCGGATGGGGCGATTTATGCGGTTGCACAGGGCGCAATCATCGCAGGGGGTGCTGCGGCAGAGGGGCAGGCGGCGCGGGAGGCGCGGGGTGTTCCGACCTCTGGCTCAATTCCGCTGGGGGCGCGAGTCGAGCGCGAAGTGGATTTCGAGTTGGCCAGTCTGGAGCGCATTCGACTGGCACTACGCGTCCCCGACTTCACGACCGCATTCCGGATCGAGGAGCGCGTGAACCTTGAATTCAACCAACGTGTTGCGACGATGACCGATTCCGGGACGGTTGAGTTGGATCTGCGCAACTTGAAGGTCGCGTCTGCCGCACATGCGCTCGCTCGCATCGAAAACCTCAGGATCGTTCCGCAAATGCGGGCCCGTGTCGTTGTGGATCAGCGCTCTGGCACGATCGTCATTGGCGAGGATGTCCGGATCAGCCGCGTTGCAGTTGCACAAGGCGGGCTGACTTTGCGGGTCGAGGAAACGCCGCTTGTGGTACAACCCAATCCGTTTGCGCAAGGCGAAACCATCGTCGTTCCGCGCACAGCAGCCCAGATTGAAGATGCGCCACCACTTGCGCTGGCAGAACTGCAAGGCGGCACCACGCTTTCCGACATCGTCGCGGGACTGAACGCACTGGGGGTCGCCCCGCGTGACATGATTGACATACTGAACAGTATCAATGCAGCCGGTGCCCTACATGCCGAGTTGATTGTGCGGTGA